In one Sander lucioperca isolate FBNREF2018 chromosome 7, SLUC_FBN_1.2, whole genome shotgun sequence genomic region, the following are encoded:
- the rbl2 gene encoding retinoblastoma-like protein 2 isoform X2, translating into MSDEEEFLQRARAGFEDLCRALNMDEEAGNEAWKTYENTRRNFTLEGSERHWLACALYVACRSSVPTVGKGTADGNYVSLTRILRCSEMSLIEFFNKMKKWQDMANLPPAFRQSTDKLERNFTVSAVIFKKYVPIFRAIFRPPSEEPPRAHRSRKQRRHPCTVTEVFNFCWVLFVHAKGNFPMISDDLVNSYHLLLCSLDLVFTNALLCNARKDLLNPNFRGLPEDFSSKDFRPSPSPLCFIQQLCELHDGLVLEAKGVKEHFWKPFIHKLFHKRIIRGKEDSLTGFLDPMNFGDSFLSLSRVYEEHVLASGGLDERIFTGEAGSEDIGTPGPCDGAEDNATYRLHTNITASALRASTPLTGRKFVQENSSASPVSAALKSVGRLHTLLSGTRQGPSATLTETFRNCARDPSDVISKRLKDMFQIFCRHFEESGAENRTMGKDMAVKYFGLAEALYYRILESIIEREKMILGDADLSCILEQDVFHRSLLVCCLEIVIFSYRPPGDFLNLITIFQIPMYHFYKVIEVLVRSEQGLFREVVKHLNRVEEQVLESRAWTSDSPLWESLRAARDPVPACNQVMPPQYLEHNDDSSVPLTPVSHGPDLHTGSTAKGVSPSPTTLLDRYSSPLAGSPPSGPHRRRLFADPVDAEPRGTAPASITKTTTASLVTTIPAGQTVLTVTANNGQTVSIPVQGIANESGGITFIPVQVSVSGQGGGATLQPLSAQTLTVQSAVTKPAAVKPAGSPLRKGSLSLFFRKVYHLASVRLRDLCVKLDISSELRRKIWTCFEYSLVHCTELMKDRHLDQMLMCAVYVMAKVTKEDRSFQNIMKCYRTQPQAVSDVYRSVLISGRRRHHSGSNDSNKNTSPADTYRGPAGGDISPVPVRSSSTLPPPQPGSAPCTPNTSSSSVVDGEERGDLIHFYNNVYIKQLRGFAVRYSASSPSAPVETPPLCPYPTLRTGSPRRMLLSSKHSIYISPHKSGSAPTPPSARDKIYYYICSSPPTRLQEINSMIRTGETPTRKRSLALDEETSPKRVCPDNHSALIRRLQDVANDRSSSH; encoded by the exons GGCAGCGAGCGCCATTGGCTGGCCTGTGCTCTGTACGTGGCCTGCAGGTCCTCGGTGCCGACGGTGGGGAAAGGCACCGCCGATGGGAACTACGTCTCCCTCACCAGGATCCTACGCTGCTCCGAGATGAG CCTGATTGAGTTTTTCAACAAGATGAAGAAGTGGCAGGACATGGCCAACCTGCCTCCGGCGTTCCGGCAGAGCACCGACAAGCTGGAGAGGAACTTCACCGTGTCAGCCGTCATCTTTAAGAAGTACGTCCCCATCTTCAGAGCCATCTTCAGGCCGCCGTCAGAGGAGCCGCCGCGGGCACACCGCAGCCGCAAACAGAG ACGCCATCCCTGCACCGTGACCGAGGTCTTCAACTTCTGCTGGGTTTTATTCGTCCACGCTAAAG GGAACTTCCCGATGATCAGCGACGACCTGGTGAACTCGTACCATCTGCTGCTGTGCTCCCTCGACCTCGTCTTCACCAACGCTCTGCTCTGCAACGCCCGAAAAGATCTGCTCAACCCAAACTTCAGAG GTCTGCCGGAGGACTTCAGCAGCAAAGACTTCCGTCCGTCCCCGTCTCCGCTCTGCTTCATCCAGCAGCTGTGTGAGCTGCACGACGGCCTGGTGCTCGAAGCCAAAGGAGTCAAAGAACACTTCTGGAAACCTTTCATCCACAAACTCTTCCACAAGagg ATCATCAGAGGAAAAGAAGACAGTCTGACCGGCTTCCTGGACCCCATGAACTTTGGAGACAGTTT tctgtctctctctcgggTGTACGAGGAACATGTTCTGGCCTCCGGCGGTCTGGACGAGAGGATCTTCACCGGCGAGGCGGGGAGCGAGGACATCGGCACGCCGGGGCCGTGTGACGGGGCGGAGGACAACGCCACCTACAGGCTGCACACCAACATCACG gcCTCGGCTCTGAGGGCCTCCACCCCTCTGACAGGGAGGAAGTTCGTTCAGGAGAACAGCTCGGCGTCTCCGGTGTCGGCGGCCCTGAAGAGTGTCGGGAGACTCCACACGCTGCTGTCAGGAACCAGACAGGGACCGAGCGCCACGCTAACGGAAA CCTTCAGGAACTGTGCCAGAGACCCCAGTGATGTCATCAGCAAGCGCCTGAAGGACATGTTTCAGATCTTCTGTCGACATTTCGAGGAAAGCGGAGCCGAGAACAGAACGATGGGGAAAg ACATGGCGGTGAAGTACTTCGGCCTGGCGGAGGCGCTGTACTACCGGATCCTGGAGTCCATCATCGAGAGGGAGAAGATGATTCTGGGAGACGCAGACCTGTCT tgtATCCTGGAGCAGGACGTCTTCCATCGCTCGCTGCTCGTCTGCTGTCTGGAGATCGTCATCTTCTCCTACAGACCTCCGGGAGATTTCCTAAACCTGATCACCATCTTCCAGATCCCCATGTATCACTTCTACAAG GTGATCGAGGTGTTGGTGCGCTCCGAGCAGGGTCTGTTTCGGGAGGTGGTGAAGCACCTGAACCGGGTGGAGGAGCAGGTTCTGGAGAGCCGGGCCTGGACTAGCGACTCCCCGCTGTGGGAGAGCCTCCGGGCGGCCAGAGACCCCGTCCCCGCCTGCAACCAG GTGATGCCTCCTCAGTACCTGGAACACAACGATGACAGCAGCGTTCCTCTCACTCCCGTCAGCCACGGACCGGACCTGCACACAGGCAGCACCGCCAAag GTgtctccccctcccccaccaccCTGCTGGACCGCTACAGTTCTCCCCTCGCCGGCTCTCCTCCCTCCGGCCCGCACCGCCGCCGCCTGTTCGCCGACCCGGTGGACGCCGAGCCTCGAGGCACCGCGCCGGCCTCCATTACCAAGACGACCACGGCCAGCCTGGTCACCACCATCCCAGCCGGGCAGACGGTGCTCACCGTCACCGCCAACAACGGGCAGACGGTCTCCATCCCGGTGCAGG GGATAGCCAATGAGAGCGGAGGCATCACCTTCATCCCGGTGCAGGTGAGCGTGAGTGGACAGGGGGGCGGAGCCACGCTGCAGCCGCTGTCAGCTCAGACTCTCACCGTCCAATCAGCCGTCACCAAACCGGCCGCGGTCAAACCGGCCGGCAGTCCGCTGAGGAAAGGCTCGCTGTCGCTCTTCTTCAGGAAG gtgTACCACCTGGCCAGCGTGCGTCTCCGAGATCTCTGCGTCAAACTGGACATCTCGTCAGAGCTGCGCAGGAAGATCTGGACGTGTTTTGAGTATTCTCTGGTTCACTGCACCGAGCTGATGAAGGACCGACACCTCGACCAGATGCTCATGTGTGCCGTCTACGTCATGGCCaag GTGACCAAAGAAGACCGATCCTTCCAGAACATTATGAAATGTTACCGCACGCAGCCTCAGGCCGTCAGCGAC gtgtacAGGAGTGTGTTGATCTCAGGGAGGAGGAGACATCACTCAGGCAGCAACGACTCCAACAAAAACACCTCGCCTGCTGACACCTACCGGGGTCCCG CAGGTGGAGACATCAGCCCAGTTCCTGTTCGCTCCAGCAGCACGTTGCCGCCCCCCCAGCCTGGCAGCGCCCCCTGCACCCCAAacacctcctcttcctctgtggtggacggagaggagaggggagaccTGATCCACTTCTACAACAACGTTTACATCAAACAGCTGAGAGGCTTCGCTGTGAGATACTCGGCGAGCTCGCCCTCTGCACCG GTGGAGACCCCCCCTCTGTGTCCGTACCCCACCCTGAGGACAGGCTCCCCCCGACGGATGCTGCTGTCCAGCAAACACTCCATCTACATCTCCCCGCACAAGTCTGGCTCTGCCCCGACACCGCCCAGCGCCCGAGACAAGATCTACTACTACATCTGCAGCAGCCCCCCCACC cGTCTGCAGGAGATCAACAGTATGATCCGGACCGGAGAGACTCCAACCAGGAAGCGCAGCCTCGCTCTGGACGAGGAGACGTCGCCCAAGAGGGTTTGTCCCGACAACCACTCGGCTCTGATCCGCCGCCTGCAGGACGTCGCCAACGACCGCAGCTCCTCGCACTGa
- the rbl2 gene encoding retinoblastoma-like protein 2 isoform X3 — translation MSDEEEFLQRARAGFEDLCRALNMDEEAGNEAWKTYENTRRNFTLEGSERHWLACALYVACRSSVPTVGKGTADGNYVSLTRILRCSEMSLIEFFNKMKKWQDMANLPPAFRQSTDKLERNFTVSAVIFKKYVPIFRAIFRPPSEEPPRAHRSRKQRRHPCTVTEVFNFCWVLFVHAKGNFPMISDDLVNSYHLLLCSLDLVFTNALLCNARKDLLNPNFRGLPEDFSSKDFRPSPSPLCFIQQLCELHDGLVLEAKGVKEHFWKPFIHKLFHKRIIRGKEDSLTGFLDPMNFGDSFLSLSRVYEEHVLASGGLDERIFTGEAGSEDIGTPGPCDGAEDNATYRLHTNITASALRASTPLTGRKFVQENSSASPVSAALKSVGRLHTLLSGTRQGPSATLTETFRNCARDPSDVISKRLKDMFQIFCRHFEESGAENRTMGKDMAVKYFGLAEALYYRILESIIEREKMILGDADLSCILEQDVFHRSLLVCCLEIVIFSYRPPGDFLNLITIFQIPMYHFYKVIEVLVRSEQGLFREVVKHLNRVEEQVLESRAWTSDSPLWESLRAARDPVPACNQVMPPQYLEHNDDSSVPLTPVSHGPDLHTGSTAKGVSPSPTTLLDRYSSPLAGSPPSGPHRRRLFADPVDAEPRGTAPASITKTTTASLVTTIPAGQTVLTVTANNGQTVSIPVQGIANESGGITFIPVQVSVSGQGGGATLQPLSAQTLTVQSAVTKPAAVKPAGSPLRKGSLSLFFRKVYHLASVRLRDLCVKLDISSELRRKIWTCFEYSLVHCTELMKDRHLDQMLMCAVYVMAKVTKEDRSFQNIMKCYRTQPQAVSDVYRSVLISGRRRHHSGSNDSNKNTSPADTYRGPGGDISPVPVRSSSTLPPPQPGSAPCTPNTSSSSVVDGEERGDLIHFYNNVYIKQLRGFAVRYSASSPSAPVETPPLCPYPTLRTGSPRRMLLSSKHSIYISPHKSGSAPTPPSARDKIYYYICSSPPTRLQEINSMIRTGETPTRKRSLALDEETSPKRVCPDNHSALIRRLQDVANDRSSSH, via the exons GGCAGCGAGCGCCATTGGCTGGCCTGTGCTCTGTACGTGGCCTGCAGGTCCTCGGTGCCGACGGTGGGGAAAGGCACCGCCGATGGGAACTACGTCTCCCTCACCAGGATCCTACGCTGCTCCGAGATGAG CCTGATTGAGTTTTTCAACAAGATGAAGAAGTGGCAGGACATGGCCAACCTGCCTCCGGCGTTCCGGCAGAGCACCGACAAGCTGGAGAGGAACTTCACCGTGTCAGCCGTCATCTTTAAGAAGTACGTCCCCATCTTCAGAGCCATCTTCAGGCCGCCGTCAGAGGAGCCGCCGCGGGCACACCGCAGCCGCAAACAGAG ACGCCATCCCTGCACCGTGACCGAGGTCTTCAACTTCTGCTGGGTTTTATTCGTCCACGCTAAAG GGAACTTCCCGATGATCAGCGACGACCTGGTGAACTCGTACCATCTGCTGCTGTGCTCCCTCGACCTCGTCTTCACCAACGCTCTGCTCTGCAACGCCCGAAAAGATCTGCTCAACCCAAACTTCAGAG GTCTGCCGGAGGACTTCAGCAGCAAAGACTTCCGTCCGTCCCCGTCTCCGCTCTGCTTCATCCAGCAGCTGTGTGAGCTGCACGACGGCCTGGTGCTCGAAGCCAAAGGAGTCAAAGAACACTTCTGGAAACCTTTCATCCACAAACTCTTCCACAAGagg ATCATCAGAGGAAAAGAAGACAGTCTGACCGGCTTCCTGGACCCCATGAACTTTGGAGACAGTTT tctgtctctctctcgggTGTACGAGGAACATGTTCTGGCCTCCGGCGGTCTGGACGAGAGGATCTTCACCGGCGAGGCGGGGAGCGAGGACATCGGCACGCCGGGGCCGTGTGACGGGGCGGAGGACAACGCCACCTACAGGCTGCACACCAACATCACG gcCTCGGCTCTGAGGGCCTCCACCCCTCTGACAGGGAGGAAGTTCGTTCAGGAGAACAGCTCGGCGTCTCCGGTGTCGGCGGCCCTGAAGAGTGTCGGGAGACTCCACACGCTGCTGTCAGGAACCAGACAGGGACCGAGCGCCACGCTAACGGAAACTTTCCG GAACTGTGCCAGAGACCCCAGTGATGTCATCAGCAAGCGCCTGAAGGACATGTTTCAGATCTTCTGTCGACATTTCGAGGAAAGCGGAGCCGAGAACAGAACGATGGGGAAAg ACATGGCGGTGAAGTACTTCGGCCTGGCGGAGGCGCTGTACTACCGGATCCTGGAGTCCATCATCGAGAGGGAGAAGATGATTCTGGGAGACGCAGACCTGTCT tgtATCCTGGAGCAGGACGTCTTCCATCGCTCGCTGCTCGTCTGCTGTCTGGAGATCGTCATCTTCTCCTACAGACCTCCGGGAGATTTCCTAAACCTGATCACCATCTTCCAGATCCCCATGTATCACTTCTACAAG GTGATCGAGGTGTTGGTGCGCTCCGAGCAGGGTCTGTTTCGGGAGGTGGTGAAGCACCTGAACCGGGTGGAGGAGCAGGTTCTGGAGAGCCGGGCCTGGACTAGCGACTCCCCGCTGTGGGAGAGCCTCCGGGCGGCCAGAGACCCCGTCCCCGCCTGCAACCAG GTGATGCCTCCTCAGTACCTGGAACACAACGATGACAGCAGCGTTCCTCTCACTCCCGTCAGCCACGGACCGGACCTGCACACAGGCAGCACCGCCAAag GTgtctccccctcccccaccaccCTGCTGGACCGCTACAGTTCTCCCCTCGCCGGCTCTCCTCCCTCCGGCCCGCACCGCCGCCGCCTGTTCGCCGACCCGGTGGACGCCGAGCCTCGAGGCACCGCGCCGGCCTCCATTACCAAGACGACCACGGCCAGCCTGGTCACCACCATCCCAGCCGGGCAGACGGTGCTCACCGTCACCGCCAACAACGGGCAGACGGTCTCCATCCCGGTGCAGG GGATAGCCAATGAGAGCGGAGGCATCACCTTCATCCCGGTGCAGGTGAGCGTGAGTGGACAGGGGGGCGGAGCCACGCTGCAGCCGCTGTCAGCTCAGACTCTCACCGTCCAATCAGCCGTCACCAAACCGGCCGCGGTCAAACCGGCCGGCAGTCCGCTGAGGAAAGGCTCGCTGTCGCTCTTCTTCAGGAAG gtgTACCACCTGGCCAGCGTGCGTCTCCGAGATCTCTGCGTCAAACTGGACATCTCGTCAGAGCTGCGCAGGAAGATCTGGACGTGTTTTGAGTATTCTCTGGTTCACTGCACCGAGCTGATGAAGGACCGACACCTCGACCAGATGCTCATGTGTGCCGTCTACGTCATGGCCaag GTGACCAAAGAAGACCGATCCTTCCAGAACATTATGAAATGTTACCGCACGCAGCCTCAGGCCGTCAGCGAC gtgtacAGGAGTGTGTTGATCTCAGGGAGGAGGAGACATCACTCAGGCAGCAACGACTCCAACAAAAACACCTCGCCTGCTGACACCTACCGGGGTCCCG GTGGAGACATCAGCCCAGTTCCTGTTCGCTCCAGCAGCACGTTGCCGCCCCCCCAGCCTGGCAGCGCCCCCTGCACCCCAAacacctcctcttcctctgtggtggacggagaggagaggggagaccTGATCCACTTCTACAACAACGTTTACATCAAACAGCTGAGAGGCTTCGCTGTGAGATACTCGGCGAGCTCGCCCTCTGCACCG GTGGAGACCCCCCCTCTGTGTCCGTACCCCACCCTGAGGACAGGCTCCCCCCGACGGATGCTGCTGTCCAGCAAACACTCCATCTACATCTCCCCGCACAAGTCTGGCTCTGCCCCGACACCGCCCAGCGCCCGAGACAAGATCTACTACTACATCTGCAGCAGCCCCCCCACC cGTCTGCAGGAGATCAACAGTATGATCCGGACCGGAGAGACTCCAACCAGGAAGCGCAGCCTCGCTCTGGACGAGGAGACGTCGCCCAAGAGGGTTTGTCCCGACAACCACTCGGCTCTGATCCGCCGCCTGCAGGACGTCGCCAACGACCGCAGCTCCTCGCACTGa
- the rbl2 gene encoding retinoblastoma-like protein 2 isoform X1, translating into MSDEEEFLQRARAGFEDLCRALNMDEEAGNEAWKTYENTRRNFTLEGSERHWLACALYVACRSSVPTVGKGTADGNYVSLTRILRCSEMSLIEFFNKMKKWQDMANLPPAFRQSTDKLERNFTVSAVIFKKYVPIFRAIFRPPSEEPPRAHRSRKQRRHPCTVTEVFNFCWVLFVHAKGNFPMISDDLVNSYHLLLCSLDLVFTNALLCNARKDLLNPNFRGLPEDFSSKDFRPSPSPLCFIQQLCELHDGLVLEAKGVKEHFWKPFIHKLFHKRIIRGKEDSLTGFLDPMNFGDSFLSLSRVYEEHVLASGGLDERIFTGEAGSEDIGTPGPCDGAEDNATYRLHTNITASALRASTPLTGRKFVQENSSASPVSAALKSVGRLHTLLSGTRQGPSATLTETFRNCARDPSDVISKRLKDMFQIFCRHFEESGAENRTMGKDMAVKYFGLAEALYYRILESIIEREKMILGDADLSCILEQDVFHRSLLVCCLEIVIFSYRPPGDFLNLITIFQIPMYHFYKVIEVLVRSEQGLFREVVKHLNRVEEQVLESRAWTSDSPLWESLRAARDPVPACNQVMPPQYLEHNDDSSVPLTPVSHGPDLHTGSTAKGVSPSPTTLLDRYSSPLAGSPPSGPHRRRLFADPVDAEPRGTAPASITKTTTASLVTTIPAGQTVLTVTANNGQTVSIPVQGIANESGGITFIPVQVSVSGQGGGATLQPLSAQTLTVQSAVTKPAAVKPAGSPLRKGSLSLFFRKVYHLASVRLRDLCVKLDISSELRRKIWTCFEYSLVHCTELMKDRHLDQMLMCAVYVMAKVTKEDRSFQNIMKCYRTQPQAVSDVYRSVLISGRRRHHSGSNDSNKNTSPADTYRGPAGGDISPVPVRSSSTLPPPQPGSAPCTPNTSSSSVVDGEERGDLIHFYNNVYIKQLRGFAVRYSASSPSAPVETPPLCPYPTLRTGSPRRMLLSSKHSIYISPHKSGSAPTPPSARDKIYYYICSSPPTRLQEINSMIRTGETPTRKRSLALDEETSPKRVCPDNHSALIRRLQDVANDRSSSH; encoded by the exons GGCAGCGAGCGCCATTGGCTGGCCTGTGCTCTGTACGTGGCCTGCAGGTCCTCGGTGCCGACGGTGGGGAAAGGCACCGCCGATGGGAACTACGTCTCCCTCACCAGGATCCTACGCTGCTCCGAGATGAG CCTGATTGAGTTTTTCAACAAGATGAAGAAGTGGCAGGACATGGCCAACCTGCCTCCGGCGTTCCGGCAGAGCACCGACAAGCTGGAGAGGAACTTCACCGTGTCAGCCGTCATCTTTAAGAAGTACGTCCCCATCTTCAGAGCCATCTTCAGGCCGCCGTCAGAGGAGCCGCCGCGGGCACACCGCAGCCGCAAACAGAG ACGCCATCCCTGCACCGTGACCGAGGTCTTCAACTTCTGCTGGGTTTTATTCGTCCACGCTAAAG GGAACTTCCCGATGATCAGCGACGACCTGGTGAACTCGTACCATCTGCTGCTGTGCTCCCTCGACCTCGTCTTCACCAACGCTCTGCTCTGCAACGCCCGAAAAGATCTGCTCAACCCAAACTTCAGAG GTCTGCCGGAGGACTTCAGCAGCAAAGACTTCCGTCCGTCCCCGTCTCCGCTCTGCTTCATCCAGCAGCTGTGTGAGCTGCACGACGGCCTGGTGCTCGAAGCCAAAGGAGTCAAAGAACACTTCTGGAAACCTTTCATCCACAAACTCTTCCACAAGagg ATCATCAGAGGAAAAGAAGACAGTCTGACCGGCTTCCTGGACCCCATGAACTTTGGAGACAGTTT tctgtctctctctcgggTGTACGAGGAACATGTTCTGGCCTCCGGCGGTCTGGACGAGAGGATCTTCACCGGCGAGGCGGGGAGCGAGGACATCGGCACGCCGGGGCCGTGTGACGGGGCGGAGGACAACGCCACCTACAGGCTGCACACCAACATCACG gcCTCGGCTCTGAGGGCCTCCACCCCTCTGACAGGGAGGAAGTTCGTTCAGGAGAACAGCTCGGCGTCTCCGGTGTCGGCGGCCCTGAAGAGTGTCGGGAGACTCCACACGCTGCTGTCAGGAACCAGACAGGGACCGAGCGCCACGCTAACGGAAACTTTCCG GAACTGTGCCAGAGACCCCAGTGATGTCATCAGCAAGCGCCTGAAGGACATGTTTCAGATCTTCTGTCGACATTTCGAGGAAAGCGGAGCCGAGAACAGAACGATGGGGAAAg ACATGGCGGTGAAGTACTTCGGCCTGGCGGAGGCGCTGTACTACCGGATCCTGGAGTCCATCATCGAGAGGGAGAAGATGATTCTGGGAGACGCAGACCTGTCT tgtATCCTGGAGCAGGACGTCTTCCATCGCTCGCTGCTCGTCTGCTGTCTGGAGATCGTCATCTTCTCCTACAGACCTCCGGGAGATTTCCTAAACCTGATCACCATCTTCCAGATCCCCATGTATCACTTCTACAAG GTGATCGAGGTGTTGGTGCGCTCCGAGCAGGGTCTGTTTCGGGAGGTGGTGAAGCACCTGAACCGGGTGGAGGAGCAGGTTCTGGAGAGCCGGGCCTGGACTAGCGACTCCCCGCTGTGGGAGAGCCTCCGGGCGGCCAGAGACCCCGTCCCCGCCTGCAACCAG GTGATGCCTCCTCAGTACCTGGAACACAACGATGACAGCAGCGTTCCTCTCACTCCCGTCAGCCACGGACCGGACCTGCACACAGGCAGCACCGCCAAag GTgtctccccctcccccaccaccCTGCTGGACCGCTACAGTTCTCCCCTCGCCGGCTCTCCTCCCTCCGGCCCGCACCGCCGCCGCCTGTTCGCCGACCCGGTGGACGCCGAGCCTCGAGGCACCGCGCCGGCCTCCATTACCAAGACGACCACGGCCAGCCTGGTCACCACCATCCCAGCCGGGCAGACGGTGCTCACCGTCACCGCCAACAACGGGCAGACGGTCTCCATCCCGGTGCAGG GGATAGCCAATGAGAGCGGAGGCATCACCTTCATCCCGGTGCAGGTGAGCGTGAGTGGACAGGGGGGCGGAGCCACGCTGCAGCCGCTGTCAGCTCAGACTCTCACCGTCCAATCAGCCGTCACCAAACCGGCCGCGGTCAAACCGGCCGGCAGTCCGCTGAGGAAAGGCTCGCTGTCGCTCTTCTTCAGGAAG gtgTACCACCTGGCCAGCGTGCGTCTCCGAGATCTCTGCGTCAAACTGGACATCTCGTCAGAGCTGCGCAGGAAGATCTGGACGTGTTTTGAGTATTCTCTGGTTCACTGCACCGAGCTGATGAAGGACCGACACCTCGACCAGATGCTCATGTGTGCCGTCTACGTCATGGCCaag GTGACCAAAGAAGACCGATCCTTCCAGAACATTATGAAATGTTACCGCACGCAGCCTCAGGCCGTCAGCGAC gtgtacAGGAGTGTGTTGATCTCAGGGAGGAGGAGACATCACTCAGGCAGCAACGACTCCAACAAAAACACCTCGCCTGCTGACACCTACCGGGGTCCCG CAGGTGGAGACATCAGCCCAGTTCCTGTTCGCTCCAGCAGCACGTTGCCGCCCCCCCAGCCTGGCAGCGCCCCCTGCACCCCAAacacctcctcttcctctgtggtggacggagaggagaggggagaccTGATCCACTTCTACAACAACGTTTACATCAAACAGCTGAGAGGCTTCGCTGTGAGATACTCGGCGAGCTCGCCCTCTGCACCG GTGGAGACCCCCCCTCTGTGTCCGTACCCCACCCTGAGGACAGGCTCCCCCCGACGGATGCTGCTGTCCAGCAAACACTCCATCTACATCTCCCCGCACAAGTCTGGCTCTGCCCCGACACCGCCCAGCGCCCGAGACAAGATCTACTACTACATCTGCAGCAGCCCCCCCACC cGTCTGCAGGAGATCAACAGTATGATCCGGACCGGAGAGACTCCAACCAGGAAGCGCAGCCTCGCTCTGGACGAGGAGACGTCGCCCAAGAGGGTTTGTCCCGACAACCACTCGGCTCTGATCCGCCGCCTGCAGGACGTCGCCAACGACCGCAGCTCCTCGCACTGa